From Apium graveolens cultivar Ventura chromosome 9, ASM990537v1, whole genome shotgun sequence, the proteins below share one genomic window:
- the LOC141684702 gene encoding CDPK-related kinase 5-like, with the protein MGTCTSKPPRPNLYAPPGEEVVYAEDDNKSPAKNNSNVEKKTPMFPFYSPSPAHYLFGKKSTSSPANSTPRKFFRRPPSPAKHIKAVLRRRKGGVKGVDDEEDWGGLDKSFGFSKEFKSCYEVGKEVGRGHFGYTCAAKCLKGELKGQQVAVKIISKSKMTTAIAIEDVRREVKILKGLKGHENLAQFYDAFEDKDNVYIVMELCEGGELLDRILARGGKYSEDDAKAIMGQILKVVAFCHLQGVVHRDLKPENFLFSTMDEKSQLKTIDFGLSDFVRPDGKLNDIVGSAYYVAPEVLHRSYSTEADVWSTGVIVYILLCGSRPFWARTESGIFRAVVKADPSFDEEPWPSLSVEAKDFVKRLLNKDPRKRMSAAQALSHSWIRNHNDIEIPLDINIFRLMKVYMRSTPLRKAALRALSKTSTTDDVAYLEKQFAMLEPNKHNCINLESIRSALMKHETDAMRESRTPDILTSLNVLQYRRMNFEEFSAAALNVHQMEALDQWEQHTRCAYEIFEKDGNRAIVIEELASELGVGPSVLVLSVIRDWIRPNDGKLSFLGFVKLLHGVSIRSIGSGK; encoded by the exons ATGGGAACATGCACATCCAAGCCTCCAAGACCAAATTTATATGCACCTCCAGGAGAAGAAGTTGTGTACGCTGAAGATGACAACAAATCTCCTGCTAAAAATAATTCAAATGTCGAAAAGAAAACACCCATGTTCCCATTTTACTCACCAAGTCCTGCACATTACTTGTTTGGTAAAAAATCTACTTCTTCCCCTGCAAACTCGACTCCTAGGAAGTTCTTTAGAAGGCCACCTTCTCCTGCTAAGCATATAAAGGCAGTACTAAGAAGGCGAAAAGGCGGTGTTAAGGGAGTAGATGATGAAGAGGATTGGGGAGGTCTGGACAAGAGTTTTGGGTTTTCTAAGGAGTTTAAGAGTTGTTATGAAGTTGGAAAAGAAGTTGGAAGAGGGCATTTTGGGTATACTTGTGCTGCTAAGTGTCTGAAGGGTGAGCTTAAAGGTCAACAAGTTGCTGTCAAGATCATTTCTAAGTCTAAG ATGACAACTGCAATTGCAATCGAGGATGTGAGAAGGGAAGTGAAAATATTAAAAGGCTTGAAAGGACATGAAAATCTTGCCCAATTCTATGATGCATTTGAAGACAAAGATAATGTCTATATAGTAATGGA GTTGTGTGAAGGGGGCGAGCTCCTTGACAGAATACTTGCAAG GGGTGGAAAATACTCGGAAGATGATGCAAAGGCTATTATGGGGCAAATTTTGAAAGTAGTCGCATTCTGCCATTTACAGGGTGTAGTGCACCGGGATCTTAAACCAGAG AATTTTCTCTTTAGCACAATGGATGAAAAGTCTCAGTTAAAAACAATAGACTTTGGGCTATCCGATTTTGTCAGACCAG ATGGAAAACTGAATGACATTGTCGGAAGTGCATACTATGTGGCACCTGAAGTTTTACATAGATCTTACAGCACAGAGGCTGATGTGTGGAGTACTGGAGTTATAGTATACATACTTCTTTGTGGAAGTCGCCCATTTTGGGCCCGAACTGAGTCTGGAATTTTTCGAGCAGTTGTCAAGGCTGATCCAAGTTTTGACGAAGAACCTTGGCCTTCATTATCAGTGGAAGCAAAGGATTTTGTGAAGCGCCTTTTGAATAAAGACCCTCGTAAACGAATGAGTGCTGCACAGGCTCTTA GTCATTCATGGATAAGGAATCACAATGACATAGAAATCCCACTTGACATAAATATTTTCAGACTCATGAAAGTTTATATGCGATCAACACCATTGCGCAAGGCTGCTTTAAGG GCATTATCAAAGACCTCGACAACAGATGACGTAGCTTACCTGGAGAAGCAGTTTGCAATGCTGGAGCCAAATAAGCACAACTGCATAAACTTGGAAAGCATTAGATCG GCATTGATGAAACACGAAACAGATGCGATGAGGGAGTCACGTACGCCTGATATCCTGACCTCA CTGAATGTTCTTCAATACAGAAGGATGAATTTTGAAGAGTTCAGCGCAGCTGCACTAAATGTGCATCAGATGGAGGCCCTAGACCAGTGGGAACAACATACTCGTTGTGCATATGAAATTTTTGAGAAAGATGGAAACAGGGCAATTGTTATCGAAGAACTGGCATCA GAACTTGGTGTTGGTCCTTCAGTCCTTGTCCTTTCCGTGATCCGTGACTGGATACGGCCTAATGATGGAAAATTAAGCTTCCTCGGATTTGTCAAATTGTTACATGGTGTTTCTATACGAAGTATTGGGAGCGGGAAGTAA
- the LOC141684615 gene encoding protein pleiotropic regulatory locus 1-like, whose protein sequence is MEIEYPVEAESLRKLCYKSMKRSLDFFSPAHDYYASDPVSKKTRMSHKLASFRDAAGSVTRLDKSQLLLDDSKTTLALSVPRNPLPKKEDYQPKSIRDEAGLAGKSREILDFDHASCNKFSSAAVMESSSDRRKSLVQRPHWKTYRVLSNHLGWVRSVAFDPSNEWFCTGSADRTIKIWDLASGKLQHTLTGHIGQVRSLAVSTRQAYMFSAGDDKQVKCWDLEQNKVIRSFHGHLSGVYCMALHPTIDVLVTGGRDSVCRVWDVRTKVQIHALSGHDNTVCSVFTRSTDPQVVTGSHDSTIKFWDLRYGKAMGTLTHHKKSVRAMVPHPVEDNFASASPDSIKKFNLPRGEFLRNMSSRQNTIINAMAVNRDGLMVTGGDDGSLRFWDWKTGQNFQQIKSKVQPGSLDCESAIYAASFDVTGSRLVTCEADKTVKIWKEDAM, encoded by the coding sequence ATGGAGATTGAATATCCTGTAGAAGCAGAGTCCCTGAGAAAACTTTGTTATAAATCCATGAAGAGAAGTCTCGATTTCTTCTCTCCTGCTCATGATTACTATGCAAGTGATCCTGTTAGCAAGAAAACACGTATGAGTCATAAGTTGGCCAGTTTTCGAGATGCAGCTGGTAGCGTAACCAGATTGGATAAATCGCAATTACTTCTCGATGATTCTAAGACAACTCTTGCTCTCTCTGTTCCGCGAAACCCTCTGCCCAAGAAAGAAGATTATCAACCAAAAAGCATCAGGGATGAGGCTGGACTTGCTGGCAAAAGCCGAGAAATTTTAGATTTTGATCATGCTTCGTGTAATAAATTCTCATCTGCTGCTGTCATGGAGAGTTCATCTGACAGAAGGAAGAGTCTCGTGCAACGTCCTCATTGGAAAACCTACAGGGTCTTGAGTAATCATCTTGGATGGGTGAGATCAGTTGCTTTTGATCCAAGTAATGAGTGGTTCTGCACGGGATCAGCTGATCGTACTATTAAGATATGGGACTTGGCAAGTGGAAAATTGCAGCACACACTTACGGGGCACATTGGACAAGTCCGGAGCCTTGCTGTTAGTACCAGACAAGCGTACATGTTTTCTGCAGGCGACGATAAACAAGTTAAATGCTGGGACTTGGAACAGAACAAAGTTATCAGGTCTTTTCATGGTCATCTGAGTGGTGTTTATTGTATGGCTCTTCATCCCACAATCGATGTTTTGGTCACTGGAGGCCGTGATTCTGTATGTCGTGTGTGGGATGTACGGACCAAGGTACAAATACATGCACTTTCTGGACATGATAACACGGTTTGTTCAGTTTTTACTCGGTCTACAGATCCACAAGTTGTAACGGGATCCCATGATAGCACTATAAAGTTTTGGGACCTTCGATATGGAAAAGCAATGGGAACGTTAACGCACCATAAAAAGTCTGTACGAGCAATGGTTCCTCATCCAGTTGAGGATAATTTTGCATCTGCCTCACCTGACAGCATCAAGAAATTCAATCTTCCAAGAGGGGAGTTTTTGCGTAACATGTCTTCAAGACAGAACACGATAATCAACGCAATGGCAGTCAATAGGGATGGTTTGATGGTCACTGGAGGTGATGATGGAAGTCTTAGGTTTTGGGACTGGAAGACTGGCCAAAATTTTCAACAAATAAAGAGCAAAGTTCAACCTGGTTCCCTGGATTGCGAATCTGCAATCTATGCTGCCTCATTTGACGTCACAGGTTCAAGACTGGTGACATGTGAAGCTGATAAGACAGTAAAGATTTGGAAAGAGGACGCGATGTAA
- the LOC141683886 gene encoding uncharacterized protein LOC141683886: MEEKTNVVMEHPGHDHLLILNENYIAKEGDVCRVCGEEIDSCESSPIYSCINVTSTASTSNTDFLVHKTCAELPREIVNPTDPNEVLSIHPCPWGQEYCIICGLFGRSTYFTYQQSKEDTIFVHPGHSHPLALIEHPSSFQCFVCKVNDNILDSSYRCTKCQFWIHKSCGDAPPSFQFQFHKHPLILSFSLPEVYQKFYQFCRICNEKLYWIEWIYCCLNCRYFTHFQCARSRSSLLSSGENETFPNLVHLPAADELSQNLLLEQFIKDKIILSDSSNNSSISIHPWVEYDTYCIICDLFRGQNYFTYRSSLNPKIYVCFKCAVIQVQQSKEDSIFVHPGHSHPLALIEKLSSFECCACKVNDNILDSSYRCTKCQFWIHKSCGDAPPSFQFQFHKHPLILSSSHFLFLKSTRHLISPVESAMKDCIG; this comes from the exons ATGGAAGAGAAAACTAATGTAGTAATGGAGCACCCTGGTCACGATCACTTGCTAATCCTGAATGAAAATTACATTGCTAAAGAGGGTGATGTTTGTCGTGTCTGCGGTGAAGAAATAGATTCATGTGAATCATCACCTATTTATAGTTGCATCAACGTCACTAGCACCGCTAGTACTAGTAATACTGATTTTTTAGTCCACAAAACTTGTGCAGAGTTACCCCGAGAGATTGTAAACCCAACTGACCCGAATGAGGTTCTCTCTATTCACCCTTGTCCATGGGGGCAAGAATATTGTATAATATGTGGCTTGTTTGGGAGATCAACTTATTTTACCTATCAGCAGTCCAAAGAGGACACTATATTTGTGCATCCAGGTCATAGTCATCCGTTAGCCTTAATCGAGCATCCCTCCTCATTTCAATGTTTTGTATGCAAAGTAAATGATAATATATTAGACTCGTCTTATAGATGCACCAAATGTCAGTTCTGGATCCACAAAAGTTGTGGTGATGCACCTCCCTCTTTCCAATTTCAATTTCATAAACACCCTCTTATCCTCTCATTTTCTCTTCCTGAAGTCTACCAGAAATTTTATCAGTTCTGTAGAATCTGCAATGAAAAACTGTATTGGATAGAATGGATTTACTGTTGTCTTAACTGCAGATATTTCACTCATTTTCAGTGTGCTAGATCAAGATCAAGTCTGTTGAG CTCCGGTGAGAACGAAACGTTTCCTAATTTGGTGCACCTGCCCGCAGCCGATGAATTATCCCAAAATCTATTGCTTGAACAATTTATAAAGGATAAGATTATTCTATCTGACTCTTCTAACAACAGTAGCATCTCTATTCACCCTTGGGTCGAATATGACACCTATTGTATAATATGTGACTTGTTTAGGGGACAAAATTATTTTACCTATCGCAGTAGTTTGAATCCTAAAATTTATGTTTGCTTCAAATGTGCTGTTATCCAAGTTCAGCAGTCCAAAGAGGACTCTATATTTGTGCATCCAGGTCATAGTCATCCGTTAGCCCTAATCGAGAAACTGTCTTCATTCGAATGTTGTGCTTGCAAAGTAAATGATAATATATTAGACTCGTCTTATCGATGCACCAAATGTCAGTTCTGGATCCACAAAAGTTGTGGTGATGCACCTCCCTCTTTCCAATTTCAATTTCATAAACACCCTCTTATCCTCTCATCCTCTCATTTTCTCTTCCTAAAGTCTACCAGACATTTGATCAGTCCTGTAGAATCTGCCATGAAAGACTGCATTGGATAG
- the LOC141684617 gene encoding uncharacterized protein LOC141684617, whose amino-acid sequence MASKYVQLVMLLFVAATLSVVTDANRNFTNAPQNWNPGFNFSSGWPRNSPNTPQNCSSPPGFNFTAGWPGKGPSVPQRLRRIVVGDDKKWQFGFNYTNWAIKNGPFYLNDILVFKYDPPSNGTFPHSVYQLRNYRSFMNCDLRRAKRLASVTQGGGNGFELVLKNKKPYYLSCGEHNGIHCKDGLMKFSVIPLIRWSK is encoded by the exons ATGGCTTCCAAGTATGTACAACTAGTTATGCTACTCTTTGTGGCAGCTACATTGTCTGTGGTCACTGATGCTAACCGAAACTTCACTAATGCGCCGCAGAACTGGAATCCTGGCTTCAACTTTAGTTCTGGTTGGCCACGCAATTCACCAAACACTCCACAAAATTGCAGCAGTCCTCCTGGCTTCAATTTCACTGCTGGTTGGCCAGGGAAAGGTCCAAGTGTTCCTCAGAGATTGAGAAGAATCGTCGTTGGCGATGACAAGAAGTGGCAGTTTGGCTTCAACTACACTAACTGGGCTATCAAGAACGGCCCCTTTTATCTCAATGACATTCTAG TGTTCAAGTATGATCCTCCAAGCAACGGTACGTTCCCTCATAGCGTGTATCAACTAAGAAATTACCGGAGTTTTATGAATTGTGACCTACGAAGGGCAAAAAGGTTGGCTTCAGTGACACAAGGTGGAGGGAATGGATTTGAGTTGGTTTTGAAGAACAAGAAGCCTTACTATCTGTCATGTGGTGAACACAATGGCATCCATTGCAAAGATGGCCTCATGAAATTCTCCGTCATTCCCCTTATTCGTTGGAGTAAATAA